The following proteins come from a genomic window of Salvia hispanica cultivar TCC Black 2014 chromosome 4, UniMelb_Shisp_WGS_1.0, whole genome shotgun sequence:
- the LOC125218852 gene encoding uncharacterized protein LOC125218852 yields MQGGCIADIGSCGTGFDSASGSVRTKKFRTKGSELADRKGEKNKAMPRAPSIRCSSINEALSLSSRARCNKG; encoded by the coding sequence ATGCAAGGAGGATGTATAGCTGATATAGGATCTTGTGGAACAGGATTTGATTCTGCAAGCGGTTCGGTACGAACGAAGAAATTTCGAACAAAAGGGTCGGAACTCGCTGATAGGAAAGGagagaaaaacaaagcaaTGCCAAGAGCTCCGTCAATCCGCTGTTCATCGATAAACGAAGCTCTCTCTTTATCATCTCGTGCCAGATGCAACAAAGGATga